A genomic stretch from Pararhizobium sp. IMCC21322 includes:
- a CDS encoding sarcosine oxidase subunit alpha family protein, with protein sequence MSGFRLDSGGQIDRNRTQTFTFDGRKLTGFAGDTLASALLANGRSLFGRSFKYHRPRGVMSVGSEEPNALVTLTGADTHEPNARATMVEVFEGLNASSQNRWPSLAVDLLSANQIAGPMLQAGFYYKTFMGPTRKAWRFYERFIRRAAGLGKAALKPDPDRYEKTNSYADLLVVGGGLAGLTAALKAAEKGARVILVDEHAGFGGYHRGDPREQETITSLLERIQAFDNATILPRTTCFGQYDGGTFGLVERVTSHSPADSKFAPCERYHVLRVRHAILATGAIERPLVFPGNDSPGVMLADAIRAYALRFGVSAGKNIVLFTSHDGAYRQLSALQDMGVPISAIVDTRTTISDIAMAQVAATGMQLITGHTVTRVHGYHGIKRVSIAPFDPYTSQMNGKERSIECDCLGMSGGWTPSIHLTSQMGGAPQWDDTLHTVLPGTSNGTWSVCGSVAGYFDRDDTIASAETTAEQVLRKLSLSRARKAVTLPERLDVLNVEPVWSIKGSSGKAFVDFQHDVTADDITLAHQEGFLSVEHLKRYTTLGMGTDQGKLSNINGLALMAEARGLGIPAVGTTRFRPPYTPVSFGALAADARGSHLQPTRRTAMHYWHLDAGAEMIDADLWKRPRVYRRGTEDLEQAYIREARMTRQSIGIVDVSTLGKIAVQGPDAAEFLDRVYSNGFAKLPTGKARYGLMLREDGIVYDDGTTWRLGDTDFLMTTTTAQAAAVLEHLELYLSVHWPDLKVHVTSVTDQWAAAAVAGPKVRELLQIIMPETDFDNEAFPFMAIRHGKTSRGIPVMMCRLSFSGELAYEVFTPARFGLAVWEELQSAGKAMDLVSYGMEALGTLRIEKGHVVSSELNGLTTAEMVGLGGMTSKKKPYVGSAMIDRPAFMDKRRHQLVGLVSKSDESVLTGSHLVRNPELKTPCLSLGNVTSATYSPALEKYVALALLENGRELIGKELYATFPLKGLHVAVEIVAPCFFDKDGERMHG encoded by the coding sequence ATGAGCGGCTTTCGTCTCGATTCTGGCGGGCAAATTGATCGTAACCGGACGCAAACCTTTACGTTTGATGGACGGAAACTTACTGGTTTTGCCGGAGATACGCTCGCCTCTGCCCTACTTGCAAATGGTCGGAGCCTGTTTGGACGGAGTTTCAAATATCACCGGCCCAGAGGTGTGATGAGCGTTGGCAGCGAAGAGCCAAACGCACTTGTCACACTGACGGGAGCGGACACTCATGAACCCAATGCACGAGCCACAATGGTGGAGGTTTTTGAAGGATTGAATGCCAGCAGTCAGAACCGCTGGCCCAGTCTTGCTGTTGATTTGTTGTCGGCCAATCAGATAGCCGGGCCGATGTTGCAAGCCGGCTTTTACTACAAAACCTTCATGGGACCGACGCGTAAGGCATGGCGTTTTTATGAACGGTTCATCCGGCGCGCAGCTGGACTTGGAAAAGCGGCACTGAAACCTGATCCGGACAGATATGAAAAGACCAACAGTTATGCGGATTTGCTGGTTGTTGGTGGTGGGCTTGCGGGGCTGACGGCTGCGCTGAAGGCTGCAGAAAAAGGTGCGCGGGTTATCCTGGTCGATGAACATGCCGGGTTCGGCGGCTATCATCGAGGTGACCCCAGAGAACAGGAGACTATCACCTCACTTCTGGAACGCATTCAGGCCTTTGATAATGCTACAATCTTACCACGCACAACGTGTTTCGGGCAGTATGATGGCGGCACCTTTGGCCTGGTTGAGAGGGTAACGAGCCATAGTCCCGCCGATTCAAAGTTTGCGCCTTGCGAGCGTTATCACGTGTTGCGGGTACGCCATGCCATTTTGGCAACCGGTGCGATTGAACGGCCACTTGTGTTTCCCGGAAACGATAGTCCGGGTGTTATGCTCGCCGATGCAATTCGGGCCTATGCGTTGAGATTTGGCGTTTCGGCTGGCAAAAACATCGTGCTCTTCACCAGTCATGATGGTGCCTACAGGCAACTGAGTGCCCTGCAGGATATGGGCGTGCCGATTAGTGCCATCGTGGATACCAGAACAACCATATCTGACATTGCGATGGCGCAAGTAGCCGCGACTGGCATGCAGCTGATTACCGGCCATACGGTGACACGGGTTCACGGTTACCACGGTATCAAACGCGTCAGCATCGCCCCGTTTGACCCTTACACCAGCCAGATGAATGGCAAAGAGCGCTCCATTGAGTGTGATTGCCTCGGCATGTCCGGTGGCTGGACGCCGAGCATCCATTTGACCAGCCAGATGGGCGGCGCACCGCAATGGGATGACACTCTGCACACCGTACTTCCCGGCACATCCAACGGGACCTGGAGCGTATGCGGTTCAGTCGCGGGCTATTTCGACCGGGATGATACGATAGCCAGTGCGGAAACGACTGCCGAACAGGTGCTGCGGAAACTGTCACTCAGTCGTGCGCGAAAGGCCGTGACCCTGCCCGAACGACTGGATGTTCTGAATGTGGAGCCTGTGTGGAGCATCAAAGGCAGCAGCGGGAAAGCCTTTGTGGATTTTCAGCATGATGTGACAGCAGACGATATTACACTGGCCCATCAGGAAGGGTTTCTCAGTGTCGAGCATCTGAAACGCTACACGACTTTGGGCATGGGAACTGATCAGGGAAAACTATCCAATATCAATGGCCTGGCGTTGATGGCTGAGGCGCGGGGTTTGGGTATACCGGCTGTTGGCACCACGCGTTTTCGCCCGCCCTACACACCTGTCTCCTTCGGCGCATTGGCCGCAGATGCGCGTGGAAGTCATTTGCAACCAACGCGGCGCACGGCAATGCATTACTGGCATCTGGATGCCGGCGCGGAGATGATTGATGCCGATCTTTGGAAACGCCCTAGGGTCTATCGTCGTGGCACCGAAGATCTGGAACAGGCCTATATCCGTGAAGCCCGTATGACCCGGCAATCCATCGGCATTGTCGATGTCTCAACGCTCGGAAAGATCGCCGTTCAGGGCCCTGATGCGGCCGAATTTCTTGACCGTGTTTACAGCAATGGTTTCGCAAAGCTTCCCACCGGTAAAGCCCGATATGGCTTGATGCTGCGTGAAGACGGCATTGTCTATGATGACGGTACGACCTGGCGTTTGGGTGACACGGACTTTCTGATGACTACCACCACAGCTCAGGCCGCGGCCGTGCTGGAACATCTGGAGCTGTATTTGTCTGTTCACTGGCCTGATCTGAAAGTCCATGTGACATCGGTTACGGACCAATGGGCAGCTGCAGCCGTTGCCGGTCCAAAGGTTCGTGAGCTATTGCAAATTATTATGCCTGAAACAGATTTCGACAATGAGGCTTTTCCATTCATGGCCATTCGCCATGGAAAAACCTCACGCGGCATTCCCGTCATGATGTGTCGTCTGTCGTTTTCCGGGGAACTGGCCTATGAGGTTTTCACGCCAGCCCGCTTTGGACTTGCCGTTTGGGAAGAGTTGCAGTCGGCTGGCAAAGCGATGGATCTTGTGAGCTACGGCATGGAAGCACTGGGTACGTTGCGCATTGAAAAGGGTCACGTTGTCAGTTCCGAATTAAATGGTCTCACGACAGCCGAAATGGTGGGTCTGGGTGGCATGACATCGAAGAAAAAACCTTATGTCGGGTCCGCCATGATTGATCGGCCCGCCTTCATGGATAAACGTCGACACCAGCTTGTCGGCCTTGTTTCCAAATCAGATGAAAGCGTCCTTACAGGCAGCCATCTGGTGCGAAATCCTGAATTGAAAACACCATGTTTAAGTCTGGGGAATGTGACCTCCGCCACTTACAGCCCTGCTCTTGAAAAATATGTGGCTTTGGCGCTGCTGGAAAATGGCCGTGAGCTGATCGGCAAAGAGCTTTATGCGACTTTCCCGTTAAAAGGACTGCATGTTGCTGTGGAAATTGTCGCCCCCTGCTTCTTCGACAAGGATGGGGAGCGTATGCATGGATGA
- a CDS encoding sarcosine oxidase subunit delta has translation MLIPCPHCGDRDVSEYSYLGDATVKRPNPEKAKPHNWEKFVYSRQNPRGPHKELWQHNGGCRLIVEITRDTLSHEILDMKATGPHKTGLGK, from the coding sequence ATGCTGATACCCTGCCCTCATTGTGGTGATCGTGATGTGTCGGAATATTCCTATCTGGGCGATGCGACGGTAAAGCGCCCCAATCCCGAGAAAGCCAAACCTCACAATTGGGAGAAATTTGTCTACAGCCGGCAAAATCCGCGTGGTCCCCATAAAGAGTTGTGGCAGCACAATGGGGGCTGTCGGCTGATTGTGGAGATTACTAGAGATACTCTGTCCCATGAAATCCTTGATATGAAGGCCACCGGGCCACATAAGACCGGGCTTGGCAAATGA
- a CDS encoding sarcosine oxidase subunit beta family protein, producing MARFSAWALAKNALKGNQHWDSQWRKPEPKPAYDVIIVGGGGHGLATAFYLAKEHGIHNVAVVEKGWIGSGNVGRNTTIVRSNYERRPNALFYEHSLKLWEGLSQVLNYNVMFSQRGVLNLAHSPGELDAFATRGNALRLHGIDAELLDRNEVARFVPQLDMSAETRFPIVGGLLQPRAGTARHDAIAWGYARAADHLGIDILENCEVTGFLKDGDAVIGVQTTRGDIKSAKIGVAVAGSTSDVMRKAGVENLPIESHVLQAFVSESLKPAVNTVVTGGGGHFYMSQSDKGGLVYGGNIDKYNSYAQRGNLPVIEDVHTLMLALYPQFAKLRMLRHWGGIMDMSLDGSPIITKGPLPGLYLNAGWCYGGFKATPASGWCFAHTIANDAPHALNAPFTLERFNSGYTINEGGAGPFAKLH from the coding sequence GTGGCTCGATTTTCTGCGTGGGCACTGGCAAAGAACGCACTGAAAGGGAACCAGCACTGGGACAGTCAGTGGCGTAAACCGGAGCCGAAGCCCGCTTATGATGTCATCATTGTTGGCGGCGGAGGCCACGGCCTGGCGACAGCTTTCTATCTGGCGAAGGAACACGGCATCCACAATGTGGCTGTTGTTGAAAAAGGCTGGATTGGCAGCGGAAATGTAGGCCGCAACACAACCATCGTGCGCTCCAATTATGAGCGTCGCCCCAATGCTTTGTTTTACGAACACAGCCTGAAACTGTGGGAAGGTCTGTCGCAGGTCCTGAACTACAATGTGATGTTCTCACAGCGCGGCGTTCTCAATCTGGCTCATTCTCCCGGAGAATTGGATGCTTTTGCAACAAGAGGCAATGCCCTGCGTCTTCATGGCATTGATGCTGAACTTCTGGACCGAAATGAAGTGGCGCGGTTTGTTCCGCAGCTTGATATGAGTGCGGAAACACGGTTCCCTATTGTTGGCGGACTGTTGCAGCCACGCGCAGGCACAGCGCGTCATGATGCTATTGCATGGGGCTATGCACGTGCGGCAGATCATTTGGGCATAGATATTCTGGAGAATTGCGAAGTTACCGGGTTTCTGAAAGACGGGGATGCAGTCATTGGCGTGCAGACCACACGCGGTGACATAAAATCTGCAAAGATTGGTGTGGCGGTGGCTGGAAGCACATCAGACGTGATGCGCAAGGCTGGCGTCGAGAACCTGCCTATAGAAAGCCATGTGCTGCAGGCATTTGTATCAGAATCCCTGAAACCTGCGGTCAACACCGTGGTCACCGGCGGCGGCGGGCATTTCTACATGTCACAATCCGACAAGGGCGGCCTAGTTTACGGTGGCAATATCGACAAATACAATTCCTATGCTCAACGCGGCAATCTGCCAGTTATTGAAGATGTCCACACGTTGATGCTGGCACTGTATCCGCAATTTGCAAAACTGCGGATGCTGCGTCATTGGGGTGGCATCATGGATATGTCGCTGGATGGCAGCCCAATCATTACCAAAGGGCCGCTTCCGGGGCTCTATCTTAACGCTGGGTGGTGCTATGGCGGGTTCAAGGCAACGCCAGCTTCCGGCTGGTGTTTCGCCCACACAATTGCAAATGACGCGCCCCACGCGCTCAACGCGCCCTTCACACTGGAACGCTTCAATTCCGGTTACACAATTAACGAAGGTGGCGCTGGCCCCTTCGCCAAGCTGCATTAG
- a CDS encoding FAD-dependent oxidoreductase: protein MESRAKVVVIGGGAVGVSTLYHLAKKGWSDVVLLERKELTSGSTWHAAGLLPLFNLSYSVGQIHKYSVKLYGELEAETGLNAGLSRVSNIRLARSKDRWDEYLYYAGVAKTIGIDVKLLTPEELKEIWPLCETDGILGAIQHPEDGYIQPADLTQALAKGARDNGAKIYRNTNVTGATRSEQDTWIVETDKGNIECEHIVCCSGNFARKTGEMFGLDIPVIPVEHQYIVTEAHPAILERRAQGLPEMGVLRESDSSWYMREEAGGLLLGPYEKGAPCCYVDGPDAESEYELFQEDLDRLMPHIESAIERVPAFGEVGIKKVYNGAIAYTPDGSPIIGPAWDVPNVWLNEGHSFGITAAGGAGWQLAEWIVDGEPTIDMMGVDPRRFGPYATKGYLKEKNEEAYSNVFTMHYPDEERVAARPLKKTPIYDRLKARGAVFGSVYGWERANWFAPLDYSVPAEELEYPDLLLNHNHAPATEDGRIVEKWSFRRSNYFEFVGQEVKNVTENVGVLDMSAFAKLEVTGPGARDWLNSLFANSIPKKQGRIALCHLLTRSGGVLSEFTVYEWHPGRFYLVSAGAYERHDHDVLKKALPKDGSVHLSPITAQHGVLVLAGPKSRDVLAKLTDTDLSNAGFPWLSGKPISVGKATAHALRVNFVGELGWEFHHPIEMQLEIFDALMEAGAEFGIQPFGIRAMDAMRLEKSYRLIPRELSIEYSAYESGLDRFIKPAKEFVGKEALLKRHEAGDNWAFVTLEVHGIKDADVRGSEAIFDGEKLIGRATSGGYGWRIQKSLALAMVPPAYAELGSKMQVHILGEPYDATVIEESPFDTENLVLRA, encoded by the coding sequence ATGGAATCTCGGGCAAAGGTGGTGGTTATTGGCGGCGGTGCGGTTGGTGTCTCGACCCTCTATCATCTGGCAAAAAAGGGCTGGTCCGACGTGGTTCTGCTGGAACGCAAGGAGCTGACATCCGGCTCCACATGGCATGCGGCCGGTCTGCTGCCATTGTTTAATCTCAGCTATTCTGTTGGCCAGATTCACAAATACTCAGTCAAGCTCTACGGCGAACTGGAAGCTGAGACCGGATTGAATGCCGGCCTCTCGCGCGTTTCCAATATCAGGCTGGCACGTAGCAAGGACCGTTGGGACGAGTATTTGTATTATGCCGGTGTTGCCAAAACCATCGGCATTGATGTCAAGCTGCTGACCCCCGAAGAGTTGAAGGAAATCTGGCCGCTCTGTGAAACCGACGGCATTCTGGGTGCCATTCAGCATCCGGAAGATGGCTACATCCAGCCCGCCGATCTGACACAGGCTTTGGCAAAGGGCGCCCGGGACAATGGCGCAAAAATCTATCGAAACACCAATGTCACCGGCGCGACCCGCAGTGAACAGGACACATGGATCGTCGAAACCGACAAAGGCAATATTGAATGCGAGCACATTGTCTGCTGTTCCGGCAATTTTGCGCGCAAGACCGGCGAGATGTTTGGCCTCGATATCCCGGTCATCCCGGTTGAGCATCAATACATCGTCACAGAAGCCCATCCTGCCATTCTGGAGCGCCGAGCCCAGGGGCTCCCCGAAATGGGTGTCCTTCGGGAAAGCGATTCCTCCTGGTATATGCGTGAAGAGGCAGGCGGCTTGCTGCTTGGGCCTTACGAAAAAGGTGCGCCTTGCTGTTATGTCGACGGCCCGGATGCGGAGAGCGAATACGAGTTGTTCCAGGAAGATCTGGACCGGTTGATGCCTCACATAGAAAGTGCCATTGAGCGCGTTCCAGCCTTTGGTGAAGTCGGCATCAAGAAGGTCTATAATGGGGCCATTGCCTACACACCTGATGGCTCGCCAATTATCGGCCCCGCCTGGGATGTTCCAAATGTCTGGCTGAATGAAGGGCATTCCTTCGGTATTACGGCAGCGGGCGGTGCCGGATGGCAGCTTGCTGAATGGATCGTCGACGGAGAACCCACCATTGACATGATGGGCGTCGATCCGCGCCGCTTTGGCCCTTATGCGACCAAGGGTTATTTGAAAGAAAAGAATGAAGAAGCCTACTCAAATGTCTTCACCATGCATTATCCCGATGAGGAGCGTGTCGCAGCGCGCCCTCTGAAGAAAACCCCGATCTATGATCGCCTGAAAGCCCGTGGCGCAGTGTTTGGGTCGGTTTATGGATGGGAGCGCGCCAACTGGTTTGCACCGCTGGATTATTCTGTGCCTGCCGAGGAACTGGAATATCCCGATCTGTTGCTGAACCACAATCACGCGCCGGCAACGGAAGATGGCCGTATTGTCGAAAAATGGTCATTCCGTCGCTCCAACTATTTTGAGTTTGTTGGGCAGGAAGTTAAAAATGTCACCGAAAATGTTGGCGTTCTCGACATGTCTGCCTTTGCCAAATTGGAAGTCACAGGGCCGGGCGCTCGTGACTGGCTGAACAGCCTGTTCGCAAACAGCATTCCAAAGAAGCAGGGCCGCATCGCGCTCTGCCATCTGCTGACGCGCTCTGGCGGTGTCTTGTCGGAATTCACTGTTTATGAATGGCATCCCGGTCGGTTTTATCTTGTGTCGGCTGGTGCTTATGAGCGTCATGATCATGACGTATTGAAAAAAGCACTGCCCAAGGATGGCTCCGTGCATCTGTCACCAATCACTGCGCAGCACGGCGTGCTGGTGCTGGCAGGACCGAAATCACGCGATGTATTGGCAAAGCTCACGGATACAGACTTGTCCAATGCAGGGTTTCCATGGCTCTCTGGCAAACCGATCAGCGTTGGCAAAGCCACCGCCCATGCATTACGGGTAAACTTTGTTGGTGAGTTGGGATGGGAATTTCATCATCCAATTGAAATGCAGTTGGAAATTTTTGATGCGCTGATGGAAGCCGGTGCCGAATTTGGCATTCAACCATTTGGCATTCGCGCCATGGATGCCATGCGGCTGGAAAAATCCTATCGATTGATCCCGCGTGAATTGTCCATTGAATACTCGGCCTATGAATCCGGCCTTGATCGCTTCATCAAGCCAGCCAAGGAATTTGTGGGGAAAGAAGCTCTCCTGAAACGCCATGAAGCGGGTGATAACTGGGCTTTTGTGACGCTGGAAGTCCATGGGATCAAAGATGCTGACGTCAGAGGATCAGAAGCCATTTTTGACGGAGAGAAGCTGATCGGACGCGCAACATCCGGCGGGTATGGTTGGCGTATCCAGAAGTCCTTGGCATTGGCCATGGTTCCACCAGCTTACGCTGAGTTGGGTTCAAAAATGCAAGTTCACATTCTGGGAGAGCCTTATGACGCAACCGTTATTGAGGAAAGCCCGTTTGATACGGAAAACCTGGTTCTACGCGCTTGA
- a CDS encoding peptidylprolyl isomerase, translating into MSHAANDADTLILETKTGQVKIELMPDAAPNHVERMKSLANSGFYDGLKFHRVIDGFMAQTGDPLGNGTGGSDLPDLKAEFSDVPFERGTLGMARSRSPNSANSQFFIMFDAATHLNGQYTVFGKVTEGMDHVDQIKKGSSSQNGSVSDPDTIIKMRTADQF; encoded by the coding sequence ATGAGTCACGCCGCAAATGACGCAGATACACTGATCCTGGAGACCAAAACGGGCCAGGTAAAAATTGAGTTGATGCCAGACGCGGCTCCAAACCATGTCGAACGCATGAAATCCCTCGCCAATAGCGGCTTTTATGATGGTTTGAAATTCCATCGCGTGATTGACGGGTTCATGGCACAGACCGGCGATCCATTGGGAAATGGAACCGGTGGATCTGATCTGCCTGATTTGAAAGCTGAATTTTCAGACGTTCCATTTGAACGTGGCACACTTGGCATGGCCCGCTCCCGGAGCCCAAACAGCGCTAATTCCCAGTTTTTCATCATGTTCGATGCAGCAACTCATCTGAATGGCCAGTACACCGTATTCGGTAAGGTCACAGAGGGCATGGATCATGTTGACCAGATCAAAAAGGGCTCAAGTTCCCAAAATGGTTCTGTCAGCGATCCGGATACCATCATCAAAATGCGGACAGCAGATCAGTTCTAG
- a CDS encoding phytanoyl-CoA dioxygenase family protein has protein sequence MTDKMTIHGKIIPANLIGSLKDADMNGDLSAQLEQDGYLLLRAVHDPDAVSAARNEVLNRLAEVDEIAQPARAGIASGRSTRAEQHDDLGAFWRSVSEGQALRKVINGSRISSVMERLFGEPSAHFSFAWLRAMPAGRASPLHIDHPYMNRGSDRLVTSWTPIGAVAQDEGPLYIIEGSHKWPELRDRFEGLDVDRDSSRPGHMSDHPADMAAEHGTRLLTTAFAPGDCLVFGMFTAHASFDNNTSTGKVRISCDTRFQPAADAMDERFSGPNPPAHEGLGYACLSASKPMTAAVHLR, from the coding sequence ATGACCGATAAAATGACAATACATGGCAAAATAATACCAGCAAACCTGATCGGTTCACTTAAGGATGCCGACATGAACGGTGATCTTTCCGCGCAACTTGAGCAGGATGGCTATCTATTGCTGCGCGCAGTGCACGACCCTGATGCCGTATCAGCCGCCAGAAATGAGGTGCTGAACCGCCTCGCCGAGGTTGATGAGATCGCACAGCCAGCCCGTGCCGGAATCGCCAGCGGTCGGTCGACCCGTGCTGAACAGCATGATGATTTAGGTGCTTTCTGGCGTTCAGTAAGCGAAGGACAGGCACTGCGCAAAGTGATCAACGGATCACGAATTTCGTCGGTCATGGAGCGGCTGTTTGGCGAGCCATCTGCGCATTTTTCTTTTGCCTGGCTACGCGCGATGCCTGCCGGTCGGGCAAGTCCGCTGCACATCGACCACCCATACATGAACCGAGGCAGCGACCGTCTGGTAACCAGCTGGACACCGATTGGTGCCGTCGCGCAGGACGAAGGACCATTGTACATCATTGAAGGATCGCACAAATGGCCTGAATTGAGAGACCGGTTCGAAGGTCTCGACGTGGATCGTGATTCGTCCAGACCCGGCCATATGTCGGATCATCCGGCCGACATGGCGGCAGAACACGGAACGCGCCTGCTCACGACGGCATTTGCGCCGGGCGATTGTCTTGTCTTCGGGATGTTTACAGCGCATGCATCATTCGACAACAACACATCGACGGGCAAAGTGCGGATCTCGTGCGACACACGTTTTCAGCCTGCTGCTGATGCAATGGATGAACGTTTCTCAGGTCCAAACCCTCCGGCGCATGAGGGGCTGGGATACGCCTGCCTGTCCGCTTCTAAGCCGATGACAGCTGCGGTTCATCTTCGCTGA
- a CDS encoding dodecin family protein: MSVARVTEIISSSSKSFEDALEKGIQRASETLKNVEGAWVKDQKVVVSNGKITEYRVVMKVTFVLND; this comes from the coding sequence ATGTCAGTAGCACGCGTTACGGAAATCATCTCCTCCTCGTCCAAAAGCTTTGAAGATGCCTTGGAAAAGGGAATCCAACGTGCCTCAGAGACACTCAAGAATGTCGAAGGCGCCTGGGTTAAAGATCAAAAGGTCGTTGTCTCCAATGGCAAGATCACCGAATACCGGGTCGTCATGAAGGTGACATTCGTTCTGAACGACTAA
- a CDS encoding metallophosphoesterase: MRFAVISDIHGNCLALEAVLDDISRQGIDQILNLGDHFGGPLEAGKTADILTKQKTMLSIKGNHDRFLLELPRAELGAWDGPAFAQLSKTHLQWVATLPGTAVFEDDVFLCHGIPTSDNSHWLDTPNEKIGMNLRPLADIERDALGFDFPVMLCGHSHVSRLVRLSDGRCVLNPGSVGCPGFKDTRATPYVMHTGSPSAAYAIVVRRNQGWDFTFRHVSYDHMTMARLAQSKGMQDWASALAGGWIS, from the coding sequence ATGCGTTTTGCGGTCATCTCAGACATCCACGGTAATTGTCTGGCCCTTGAAGCCGTTCTGGATGACATTTCAAGGCAAGGCATCGATCAGATACTTAATCTTGGAGACCATTTTGGTGGGCCGCTGGAAGCCGGAAAAACCGCTGATATTCTGACTAAGCAGAAGACTATGTTGTCTATCAAAGGCAATCACGACCGGTTTCTTCTGGAGCTTCCTCGCGCAGAGTTGGGTGCGTGGGATGGCCCGGCATTTGCCCAACTCAGCAAAACCCATTTGCAGTGGGTCGCGACCCTTCCCGGCACAGCAGTTTTTGAAGATGACGTGTTTCTGTGCCATGGCATTCCGACGTCAGACAATTCGCATTGGCTCGATACGCCTAACGAAAAAATTGGGATGAATTTGCGACCGTTAGCGGATATTGAACGCGACGCTCTCGGTTTTGACTTTCCAGTCATGCTTTGTGGACATTCACACGTTTCGCGCCTCGTGCGCCTGTCTGACGGACGTTGTGTGCTCAATCCAGGAAGTGTCGGATGTCCGGGCTTCAAAGACACCAGAGCGACCCCTTATGTTATGCATACCGGCAGTCCCAGTGCAGCCTATGCGATTGTTGTAAGACGCAATCAAGGTTGGGATTTTACGTTTCGTCACGTGTCCTATGACCATATGACGATGGCCAGATTGGCCCAGTCCAAGGGCATGCAGGATTGGGCGAGCGCTTTAGCAGGCGGCTGGATTTCCTGA
- a CDS encoding lysophospholipid acyltransferase family protein — translation MPKPITPTLQHRLEYVGFRAVAGIMNALPLGAASAIMGFVWKRLARFNHRHATVQKHLQEAFPEKNEAWIQQTTSRHWNNLGRTMAEGLCIGKLLKQRHRITLESQDLIDQLAQSTKGAVFVSLHMGNWELLAVPALENGLSMAGIYQRASNPLVDRYIRLVRQPLYPGGLHSKRNTSVNALIKWVRGGETVCMMGDLRQRRGIEVPFFGHMAPSTPFPAMIAEKLDVPLIAACCRRTTGCHFTIEVVEISSGTGASVDERIADATTRLHKQFEDWIRETPEQWMWGHRRR, via the coding sequence TTGCCCAAACCCATCACCCCAACGCTTCAACATCGTTTGGAATATGTCGGATTTCGTGCTGTTGCAGGCATCATGAATGCGCTGCCGCTTGGCGCGGCTTCCGCGATTATGGGTTTTGTCTGGAAGAGGTTGGCCCGGTTTAACCATCGCCATGCCACGGTCCAGAAACATCTTCAGGAAGCGTTTCCTGAAAAGAATGAGGCATGGATACAACAGACCACATCCCGTCATTGGAACAATCTGGGACGGACGATGGCCGAAGGTCTTTGCATCGGCAAGCTGCTGAAGCAGAGACATAGAATTACCCTTGAATCACAGGACCTCATCGACCAATTGGCACAAAGCACAAAGGGTGCTGTTTTTGTATCGCTGCATATGGGCAATTGGGAATTATTGGCCGTTCCGGCACTGGAGAATGGCCTGTCGATGGCAGGCATCTATCAGCGCGCTTCGAACCCTTTGGTCGACCGCTATATCAGGCTGGTGCGCCAACCATTGTACCCCGGCGGGCTGCATTCCAAACGCAATACATCTGTAAACGCGCTTATCAAATGGGTTCGTGGTGGCGAAACCGTTTGTATGATGGGAGATCTGAGACAAAGACGTGGTATTGAGGTTCCCTTTTTCGGGCATATGGCCCCGTCAACGCCCTTCCCGGCCATGATTGCCGAAAAACTGGATGTGCCTTTGATTGCTGCCTGTTGTCGCCGCACAACAGGATGTCATTTCACGATTGAGGTCGTCGAAATCAGCAGTGGAACGGGTGCCTCTGTCGATGAACGCATTGCTGACGCCACGACCCGGCTTCACAAACAATTTGAAGACTGGATACGCGAGACACCGGAACAATGGATGTGGGGCCATCGCCGACGATAG